The following nucleotide sequence is from Sander lucioperca isolate FBNREF2018 chromosome 19, SLUC_FBN_1.2, whole genome shotgun sequence.
AAACTTTTCaataaaaatgccaaaaacaacacatatCAGTCAGTGTCAAGGCCTGAAAGGAGTCAAAGTGTCAGCTGTATGATATAGTAGTGGAACTGAAAAATCAGATGATGTTCAAGCACAGAAAAGAGATGAAACTCCAGTTGTGAGGGACAAAAGGAGTAATAAGTGGGAACTAAACGACTGTCAGGTCAAGTGTCAGTTGACGTGAAAGCAGTGTCTCTTTAACTTTAAGCACTGAAAGGAGCTGAAGTGTCAGTTGGATGATTGCTCCCCTATCGCTGTCCATGTGTGTTAGCATGAAGAGTGGTACTTACATAGTTAAAGAGCCCTGAAAGGAGCTGAAGTGTCAGTTGAATTCTAAGCAGTGAGTGGAAAGTGTCAGTTGGTCGCTGTCCTCTcactgcatgtgtctgtgtttgtgttaacaTCATAGATCCAAGACAGTATTAAACGTTAGCATTTCTCTTCATTCCGACTTGATCATTGCAAATAATCCATGCCTAACCTGCAATCGCATTAGCTGAATTCCTGTAATTAATATCTTGAAGAATTTGTTTATTGTTTAGCCAtgcttatattatattatattacttgACCaagtgtttctgtttctgcaaTTTTTGTTTACGATTGTTGTTGGTTGACAAATGACTGACTGTGATTACATGCTGTAGTTACGATAGCTGGTTTCTAACAACCCTCTGACCGCCAGAGTGCAAGGCTTGCCTTACGTAATTATAGACAACAAAACAGTATGAACCATTTGTGCTTGGTTTGGGACTGAGCTGGGTCACAGCAGACAGGACTGAGGTTCACGCTGGGTGGGCACTTTTGTTTCAGATCCGTTATCACAGGCCAAATATTTTGTACTGAGCTGTGTGCGGTAGTGTGCTGGAATTTACAAAGAACCAACATATCGTTTGAAGTGATATTTTCATGCATTGTTGGCACTATAAACTTCAACATCAGTCAATGTCAGTATTTTATTTGTCATGTTTGCCCTAGATTTATGATACTTAAATATTTCTGCATGACACCACTGAAGTTGTCCTCTGTGTCTTCACCGTCTCATCAGGATTTCAGCGGACTGTAGCCATTGCAGATTCCAACTACAACTGGTTCTACGGGCCGGAGAGCCAGCTGGTCTTCTTGGACCGCTATGTGTTACGTAATGGCAGTGGAAACTGGCTGGCAGATCTGATTCATCAAAACAGGGTGATGGAGGGGCCAGGGCAGGCTGGGAAAGGCCAGCGGTGGTGTACTCTCCACACAGAGTTCATCTGGTGAGCTGCTGAATTTTTATAATACAAAGGAaaggtttttttctgtttagagCAACTGTCTTATTAAAGGggaaattcatttaaaaaacccTCTATCTAAAGTAAAGTACCTTGTATTTTTTGCATACATACTTCGCATTTTGTGTAACATTTCTTATATCTGATGACTTACCTTGGTCGAGATATTTGAATCTAGGGCTGCACCTAATGATTATTGTATGATTGATTAATTCATTGAATGGTACATTCTTTTTTAATTAGTCATTTAAAATCtagaaaatgtcagaaaaaagaaaagaaaaatagcgATCACAATTTTCCGGACCCCAGCCTGATGTGAACGGTcaaaaacaaccccaaagatATTATgatagaaaacaaagaaaaagcagcaaatgtaaCCTCTGTAATTGAAATGACATCATCGATTCTCGACAAATTGATTAcctgactaattgtttcagctgtatTTGAATCCTCTGAAGACTGGAAGCAAAAGAAAACGGCTTgcctggctctgttcaaagTCTAAGGAATCCTCCTACCAACACATCTAAGGCTTACTACCTAACACTTACTACCTAACCTTTGTTTAATAcgtacaaaaaccaaaatgtaacaACTACAAATTACCACAATGTTGTGGTACTACAGGGCGTGGCGTAGTGGAACTTTTTCTTCCAGCATCCAGCTGATCTTCCAGCACTGAATTCCCTGTAAAACTACAATTTGGTGTTTTTACGTTTTGGTTTTATACAGACAAAACAGACTAGCTGCTTCCAGTCCGTAGGTTAAGCTATGCTAATCGCCTGCTGACTCTAGCGTATTGTTTAGccgacagacatgagagtggtattggtCTTGATATGTACTAATGATCTGAACTGTTCCTTGAAAGCAGCAACGTCACAGCTGTCCCTTAGGGTTGCCAAAACGCATTATGGGAAAACAAAGGGAATCACATATGTACGGTACATGTAAATAAAGCAGATTGATAAAAAGTGGGTACACCAAAAGTGTAAATTGCAATATGTCATCACAAAATAACCCCTGGGAAACTGATAGGAATTTCTATCAGTGGTTGCTTTTGATTATTGATGCCCATATTGGTATCCATCTGATATCCCTCCTCTCATGGTATTCTGCAGGTATGACCCAGGACTGTTTCCAAAGCCTCCGTCAGATTTCGGAACGTCCCAACTCCACTACTTTGAGGACTGGGGCGTGGTGACGTACGGCAGCGCTTTGCCCGCAGACACCAACCGCACCTTCCTCTCCTTCAAGTCAGGGAAGCTGGGGGGGCGCGCCATCTTCGACATCGTTCACAGGAACAAGTACAAGGAGTGGATCAAAGGGTGGAGGAACTTTAACGCCGGCCACGAGCACCCAGATCAGAACACTTTCACCTTTGCGCCCAATGGTGTCTCATTCATCACAGAGGCGCTGTACGGACCCAAGTACACTCTGTTGAACAATGCGGTGTTGTTTCGCTCCTCCGGCTCAGGGAGTTGCTTTAAGCCGTGGGCTGGACAGGTTACGGAAGCCTGCGATTCCAAGTGGCTGAAGTACAAGGTGGGGCTGGCGGCGGACGCCCAGGGCAGAGTGGAAGCCGCCATGGAGAGACAGGGAATGGTCTTCATCCGTGGTGAAGGACGTTCGGCTTATAATCCAGAGCTGAAGATCAGAAACTTCCAGAGAAACCTGCTCCTTCTTCACCCACAGCTCCTGCTCCTCGTGGACCACATCCACCTGGATCCAGACAGCCCAACCAGAGCCATGACAGCCTTCTTCCACAACACGGAACTCCCATTCCAGGCTACAAAGGTGGACGGTGTTCATGGAGCGTTTGTATCACACGGTGAGGCTCAATATAAGATGTTCTGGATGGATGACACAGGCTACAGTAGCAAAGGAGTGGTAGGTTATTGGAATTACCCTCGAGGGTACCCGTACAATGGCTCCAACTATGTGAACGTCACAATGCCATTGAGGTACCCGCACACCAGGGTGGCCTACATTTTCTTTGGACCAGGCGTGGACGTGCAGAGCTTCAGCTTGCGTGGCGACGACCAGAGAGTGGATATTTACCTGGCCACCAAGGATCACACCTACACTATCTACCTGCTGACTGGAGAGGTCAGCAGCAAGCCTCTGTTCGCCATGGTGCTGCTGGACAACAAAAAGATTGTGTTCGAGAAGGGGGCGGCGACGGCGGACGACAGCTCGCCTGAGGAGGTAGAGGAATACGTCAACGTGATGGAGGACAACCTCCAGCACGTCAAGCCCGTCTTCCAGCAGATGGAGAGACACATCCTCGGGCGGGTTCTCAACACCGCCAGCTTCCGTAAGACTGCGGAGCGCCTCCTCCAGTTCTCCGACAAGAAGAAGACGGAGGAGGTCATCGAGAAGATGTTCGCCATGTCCAAGAAACAGGGCAAGGGTAAAGGGGGGAAGAGAGTGAACCTTGGGGAGAAGCTTTCGGAGAGTCTACCTGACATTTTTGCACAGATTGAGGTGAATGAGAAAAAGGTAAGACAGAGGACTTCAAAGCGTTCATATGAGGACAGtccagaggagggagagggagagtcGCGGGCCTTTATGGATTATACAGACGGCCGCAAAAACAGAAAGGGGGCCTTTGTCAAAGGCCGCAAATTCAACGAGGTTCACATGGTGGCCACGGCGGGCAGCGAGGGTCTCAACAGCACCGCCTCCTACATCCGACTCTTCCTGCTCCTGAACACCGCCACCTTCTTCCTGCTGCTGGCCATCTTACTGACCCGCTTCCAGAGAGGTCGGAGTTTGCACACGCAGAGATGTTTCTACACCATCCTCCTGATCGACTGCTTCATCTTGCTGTACCTGTACTCCTcctgctctcacacacagtGTTAACGCCAGGAGCAAGCGAGGGGGCGTCCAActgcaggtggggctgggtacCAAAGGCAGTATTTTTTAGGTAGCGACcaaattgcctccttagtatcgagtatcgaaaaatgcctcgtcattcaatacccaattacAACACCTATGGAGTAAATCTCGTCATAGTCAgggagccaataagcacgcagcatgcttctaccaagatctaataacgCTTATGATTGGCTGTCTTACATTACACGTCGAAGagacgttacacagagacggctgacgtagtaggagctggaaCATATATAAAAAggtttgtgccgtaatgtgtaattgtgtgtaaatatgtaaatttggtaacaaaaaaagtattgtttaggaaccggtaccaaagtcacagtattggtattggtaccAGTATTGAATAGTTTTGAACGCTACCCAGCCCTAACTACAGATCCAATGAGCTGTTCTGCACCCCCACACCTCAGTCTGAGCCAGCTCTTAGGACAAGGTATTAGGAAcacttttagaaaataaaaaaatatcggAGATTTCCAggataaaaaatacaattttgagAAAGAAGTTAGTAGAAGCAATATTTCAACAATGGAACTAAGTCATAATGTTATGAGTTCTTTTTTAAATCCGTATATGTGCTTGTGTCGTAGTCTGGCGCAGTCTGTCAGACGAGGGATGGGAATGTTATCAAGTTATTGGTTTATATCTTTAAGCGTAGATTTTaggatgaaaatgaaatgaaaacaatgtAGCAGGATGTTACATTTTTGATTGTAAAATGACAATCTTATCTCCTAATATGACCTTTTCTAGAAATGAGGACTTCTCTGATGATTCTCCTAATATTATGACTTCTTCCCCCCCAAAACTACTTACATAGATTAGATTTGTATTTCCTCAATATGAATGTTCTTCTCGTAATACAATATTATGATTTTTATTCCCtgaattttgacttttttttattatgagtTCATTTTCACAATATTATGAATTTTGTTCtcataatatttttttctagAGATTGCAACTTTACTCTCCTAATATGACTtcttctattttatttatatagcccaaaATCATACATTTGCCTTAGGGGGCTTCAGGATAGTATTGTCTGTAAACTTTATTCTCataatattatgactttttctagaAATTTCTACCGTATTCTCATAAAATTctgagtttttttcccccccagaaTATTATGAGTGTATTCTTGAAActctgattatttatttattttataactgTGGCCCAAATACTTGTAAGATTGACCTAATGGGTGTTCAGGAAAACCAAACAACTGATTCCAAATAGGAATTGATGCAACCAGACCCCCCCGATGTGAAAAGCTTCTGTGGAGCTTTGGAAGTCTGCGTCTGTGTGAAGTTCAGAGGTCCCGTCCCGTCTCCACTCTAGCCACTATGATCCAGTCagacagctgtcctgtctacaCTTCATAGGAAATACATTTCAATGTATATATGTGAAAGCAAGATATATTTTtatggtgttttgtttttttaccatttGTAAATAAAATTACTACATGCATAAGTATGCATTCATCGTGTGTTGTGTCAAGTGAACGTGTGAACTCCAATATGGGGGTAAAAGTTCTACAGTATGTTATACATAGAGCTGgaacaattccaaatgttgctgtacgattaaaggtgcactgtgagttcctgcatggtttcagtgcaatttcatttttatctcaaatcataggcatctctccttgatacgctagctgcctgcccccccgaacatatatacatatatatatatatatatatatttgaagcggcaccgtggctccgtccggagcttagtcCCGCCCaacacgattgtgattggtttaaagaaatgccaataaaccagagcaggtttttctcccgtccagaatgctgtgtggactagtcagaccctcctctgcagcgctgtggaggaaggtctgacagactacgctacctctaatgctcattgaaatgttccCGCAGCGCTGTagaatgtttgttttaataattccatggtgttgtagttctttctgtcgctAGTTCAAATATTATTCGCTGTATtgcgactacaaatgagaccaacatgcaacttattttGCAGTCAATCCAGACACCAGTCCTAAAATATAATGCCAATCAGGAAATCTGAGAATTGTTTGAGATGATGTTTCCAGGCTCTTACATCTGACTTTGtttttgatgttgtgataaaggtcttagatttcattcataatggtcttaaaaaggtcttaaaaaggtcttaaatttgactttctGAAACCTGTAGAAACCCTGAAAAACACTCAAAGCAAGCAAAGAACCCATCAGGGGTCAGTACTGTATCTTATCATCAATCGAATAAATTCATTGTCACagcatttcattattattattattttgtgtgagCGTGAGCCACTGATGTGTCTTCTGGGTCAGTGTTTTTGAGTGAGCGAGTCCTGCTGTTCCTGAGTTCCTCATTGGCTGAGATCCTCTGGCCTTTCATTGACTCTCGTCAGCTCCTTTAACTCGGGAGCCGCTCACCGGTTAGTGAGTGAAATGAAAAGAATGTATTTCCATTCTTCTGCAGTGGGGCTGTTTTGTTATGACTGAGCAGAGAATGGCTTCCAGATGTGCTCCATATGGCTTCCCTTATATAAAAAGTGACCTCTGTCTCTGCCTGGCCCGGTCAGAACATCGGGGGATGGGAGTGAAAACGGATTTATTAACTTCTCACAACAAATGAAAGCTCAGTCAAACAGGCAGACGTTGGGTTTACATCTGAAACCGGCCCTGATGAACCATGGCCCTCacattgatgatgatgatgatgatgatgatgatgatgatgattgttACGTGTCAGGATGTGTGATGCTGCCATCTGCTGGCCATGTTTCGGCTCATCTCCTTTTAACCCTCAGGTTGTCGGCAACTTTTTgatttttctgggtcaaaatttaaaatgaaaacttttttttcaaccttttgttgttcttgttcgACGTTTTTCTCGATTTTTTTCCAGGTTTGTTGTCactatttgacatttttgtaaaaaaaaatgtaagcgatttttttgatgtttttgttgatttttttcccaggttttttgtcacctttttccaactttttttgcagatttttttttcagcggttttttgaaatgtttttgtcgattcccccccccccctgcgtttttgaagcttttaccaacatttttgtcatttttttttcaacgttcttttgtcattttttctatCAAAAATAACTTGGACTCACGACcttcgcaggtaaaatgaatgatttctTCCATTGAATTTGGGAATTTTATTCAATTATATAGCATACAAATAAAGCGACAAAAGCATCAGAAAAGGCgccaaaaaaagttcattttcaatttggaCCTGGAAGGAAGACGAGTTGATGGtggatgggaagacaacacagagGTTAGACTAGAAGAACCAAGAATCCTGTTCCACAGATCAAGGTCTGAATGTCAACATTTAACTTAGTAGCCTGTCTTAAGTCATTTCCTTTCAAAATCCTGAAGGAAATACATCTTAATAACACGcaattcagaatcagaaaaggctTTATTATCAAGTAAGTTCAAGTCCAAGTCGATGTAACATCAATCAAGTCGATTCAACAAGTTCTAGACACTGAAAGTGTGCCATGGTTAGTTATTTCACTACATCGCTGACTCAAAGTTCACTTCCAGATAATCACAGTAAGTTCTTATAGGAGGAGAGGATGTCACATGATCATTGGGTTTTGTGTCTCTTACATCCCAGACATATTGatctaaatatatatctatattcATTTGTATGTTAGCACTTAAATAGCATTTTCCCGGTTGGAATCTCagtctcatatatatatatatataaaatttggCCTAAATAGTTACTAGTTAGGCCTAATATCTGAAAACGATGTCTCTTCTCATATATGTGACTAATTCCCTCAAATGTTTAATTTATGATGACGTGCATGTTTTGACTTAGTACCTTCAAGTtttgattttctttgttttcttccctGTCTAAATGTGTTTCAATAACAGATAAATAGACATGTTTTGAACATAAAGAATGGAGAAATAACTGTCCATTCCAACCACACGGCGTCGCTGCTCAGCTCTGTGTTCGCCTTTCCAGTGGGAACTGAGCCTGCTCGCTCACCGTCGACAGTTTGAAGAAACTTTATTGGTAGCGGTCCTTGGCGTAACATGTCAAACATGGGGGCACGGGTAGCACGTATGTTCAGAAATTTCAACCTAGAAAACCGGGTACACCGAGAAATCTCCAAGGAAAAGCCGCGAGTAGCACCCCGACACGGGACCAGCCTCCCGCCCTCCGCCGCCAGCTCTGACGGTGAGTTCTGTATAAGGTTAATGCCCCGGCCGCTGACCTAACTTAACGGTTTAAGGTGTGGAATGAAGTGTCCCtgttggataaaagcgtcagctaaatgacaagtaatgtaatgtaatgtaatgtaatgtaacgagCGTGTTGTGTGTTTCAGTCGTGGAGACAGCGGAGACCGTGGACCGGAGGAACGAGCGTCTGCTGACCCTGCTCAGGGCCGTGTATGTGGAGTCTACAGACCCGGCAGCAGCAGAGGTCAGGCCGGGGGACTCGCTGTCTATTTGACGGCGCTCAAGTTGGCTTCCGATTCGGcggttaaggggaaatttaagggaaACTTAAAGCTGAAGTTAGCTTTCACAGTTTTttccaggtccagatccaaaaccccTACACCTAGTGAAACGGTATGACCTCCCACGATTTAACTGGTTGAGGCGGAAGATATGGACTTGACTCCGGTCAAAGAATCAGGCTCCAGAGGATGTATGTCTGGTTAACAGAGCTTTATTTTGAGTTGCATTGGTTTGAGTTGTGGTCTACAAGAAACAACGATACATACAATAAGGATATCAATTTAAGCTGTAGTATAACTAATATCAATGATAAAGGAGCTATACTAATATTTATGAATGGTATAGAATCAACAGTGGTTACTATAGTTACTAACTGAACAAAAGGCAGCAGctttaaacttaaaatacaaaaatattagCTGTAGCTGTTACCAATGTCATAAATAGGCCACAGACGTGGAGCGTTGAATAAATCACTAGGTAATTAAATGCACATAGCCTACAGAGCACAGCAACTGAAATTCACTTCACAGTAACCTCCTCCACTAAATTATAGAAGTTAACTTAACATAAAAACACTCAAAGCACACACAAAGCATGATATAAACCGGCGTTATCACATATTAACGGCGATAATTAGCTAGTTAGACTCTCACGAGTGTGCTGTGGAGAAAGGAAAATAAAGCTTACATGACAACTCCTGCCATAACTTTGATCTAAATAGTTAAACTATACAGTTAAACTAGCACATATATAGTACCTGCAGGTGGTCACACAACAAACTCCACATGTACAATACTCAGGTTTTCCTCACGAACGCACAAACCAGACAGAATAAGGAAAAGACCGCTGGCTCTCTAAACAGACATCAAAGCGCAGTGCCGCTCACTCAACCGACATCAGACTGTAGTATCGCCTGCAGGGGGTGtggacaggctttccaacacctagacttgtcaaatctggaccaaatgatcccagagaggctaaagattCTAAAAAACAGTTTCAGATTAGTGAAAGCCTTATTCTATTTGATTAGGCTTTCACAGGATTTCCCTGTTCTTgttcatatgtagaccacatcagacacacacacacacatatatatatatatataaagcttTCACTAATCTGAAACTGTTTTTAAGAATCTTTAGCCTCTCTATGATCATTtggtccagatttgacaagtctaggtgtgGGGGTTTTGGAATCTGGACCTGGAAAAAACTGTGAAAGCTAACTTCAGCTTTAAGTttcccttaaatttccccttaacccGCCGAATCGGAAGCCAACTTGAGCGTCGTGTCTATTTGTGAGACTCTAATGATGGATGATAGGAGTGGGGAAAAAATTGGATATATCGTGATTTCTTTTCTTGCGACAATTCTTAAAatcttaaatattttttatttttttaccaattATTTACCTAAATATTTCTGTTTATATGGTACCGCTGTCGGCAACTACATCATACCCATTTCCAGTAAAACGGACGGAAAGCAGAAAGTCCATCTTATGTTCAtctttacaaagtaaataaatgtcagactgactgactgacatgtgatgtcatTCTTCTTATAAAActattagtttttagaaatgtctcatgatatattttCTCTAAGTGTATTATTCATCTTTTGTGTTCgtcaaagaaggaaaagaaaaattgCAATACTCAATATCGATAATAGTACTTCTAGAattgcaataaataaaaatagcaatataAATCCAATCAGCACCCATGTATCTCTATTGTATAGAGCTGGTTACTTCAGTTAAAGGGAAGAAGACACCTGATCAAAGAGGGTCTTCTCAGGCTAACGTTCAGTTATGAGAAGCCGCCTAGGCCAAAACTGAATACTTAacttgcacatactgtacatatatacttcacttgcacatacatactgtatatactggtACTAATCACTTGGACGCACATGGATACTTCACTTgcgcatacatacagtatatacttcacttgcacatacttttgcacacatacatactcacaTCTTATGCATGCGCAAGTGAAGCATATACAGTGGGGCAAAAAAGGTATTTAGTCAGCCACCAATTGTGCAAGTTTTCCCACTTAAAAAGATGAGAGGCCTGTAATTTTCATCATAGGTACACATCAACTAtgagagacaaaatgagaaaacaaAATCCAGAAAAATCACATTGTAGGATTTTTAGTGAATTTATTGGTAAATTATggtggaaaataagtatttcgTCAATAACAAAAGTTCATCTCAATACTTTGTTATATACCCTTTGTTGGCAatgacagaggtcaaacgttttcTGTCAGTCTTCACAAGGTTTTCACACACTGTTGCTGGTATTTTGGCCCATTCCTCCATGCAGATCTCCTCTAGAGCAGTGATGTTTTGGGGCTGTCGCTGGGCAACACGGACtttcagctccctccaaagattttctatggggttgagatctggagactggctaggccactccaggaccttgaAATGCTTCTTACGAAGCCACTCCTTCGTTGCCCGGGCGGTGTGTTTGGGATCATTGTCATGCTGACAGACCCAGCCACGTTTCATCTTCAATGCCCTTGCTGATGGAAGGAGGTTTTCACTCAAAATCTCACGATACATGGCCCCATTCATGCTTTCCTTTACACGGATCAGTCGTCCTGGTCCCTTTGCAGAGAAAcagccccaaagcatgatgtttccacccccatgcttcacagtaggtaTGGTGTTCTTTGGATGCAACTCAGCATTCTTTCTCCTCCAAACACGACGAGTTGAGTTtttaccaaaaagttctattttggtttcatctgaccaTATGACATTATCCCAATCctcttctggatcatccaaatgctCTCTAGCAAACCTCAGACGGGCCTGGACATGTACTGGCTTAAGCAGGGGCACACATCTGGCACTGCAGGATTTGTCTTCCATTTTCTTATAATTTCTCCCACAGTTGATTTCTTCACACCAAGCTGCTTACCTATTGCAGATTCAGTCTTCCCAGCCTGGTGCAGGTCTGCAATTTAGTTTCTGGTGTCCtttgacagctctttggtcttggccatagTGGAGTTTGGAGTGTGACTGCTTGAGgttgtggacaggtgtcttttatactGATAACAAGTTCAAACAGGTGCCATGAATACAGGTAACGAGTGGAGGACAGAGGAGCCTCTTAAAGAAGTTGTTACAGGTCTGTGAGAGACAGAAATCTTGCTTGTTTGTAGGTGACCAAATACTTATTTTACCGAGGAATTTACCAATAAATTCACTAAAAAtcctacaatgtgattttctggattttgttttctcattttatctctcatagttgaagtgtacctatgatgaaaattacaggcctctctcatctttttaagtgggagaacttgcacaaTTGGTGGCTGACTAAATACTTTTTGCCCCACTGTACAAACATTAGTTCCAATGCCATACATGCTTACTTCACTGGAGCATACATACTAACCCCagttccaatgaagttgggacgttgtgtaaaatgtaaataaaaacagaatacaatgatttgcaaatccttttcagcCTATATTgcattgaatacactacaaagacaagatatttaaggTTCAAACTGATCaacttcattgttttttttttgttgcaaatattccagactgatctcatcaagtggcgtatgtatgacacgccaattggtatgccattattggcatgttataaagacgcatactcgctttttaccgtgtttatcaacgccgtttggcctcctttgagttacattaccttgcgattacgtgtgaattgacgccgtagtgagtagtatgaaagggcgaaactccgcgtagggaggttagtcgggggggaggatgggtcaaacacaggactttcacctaggaAACCGGGGATCGGGTCCCGCGTGTGACTATTccttcgtgtcccgcatgtcacgtttcctaaacccaaccgtagcctcgcgataacacgccatgtggctttagaaagtggcgtttGTGTTTaggctgtgacgttgcagactgccgtccgctgtatacagcgtagacatacacgtggatagctcaaaatgcgtacagataacacgccacttggctttaggaaagtggcgtgtatgttgacgcgaagtcatgatgtcatgttgaatattcactcattttgaatttcaacacgttccaaaaaagctgggacaggggcatgtttaccactgtgttacatcacctttccTTTAAACACCACTCAATAAACGTTAAGCGGAACTGACACTAACTGTTGAAGCTTTGTAGGTggaattctttcccattctcGCCTGATGTACGACTTGAGTTGCTCAACAGTCCGGGGGCTCCGTTGTCGTATTTTGCGCTTCATAATGCTCTAGGGCTGACTCaaaatatatcgatatcgtgatatgagactagatatcgtcttagattttggatatcgtaatatcgtgatatgacataagtgttcccttttactggttttaaaggctgcattacagtaaagtgatgtacttttctgaacttaccagactgttctagctgttctattatttgccttttccccacttagacattatgtccacattactgatgatgatttatctaaaatctaagtgtgaagatattttgttaaagtaccaattgtcaaccctagcgccatatcaatatcgaggtatttggtcaagaatatcatatctgattttctccctatcgcccagccctataatGCGCCACACATTTTCAATAGGAGACAGGTCTGGACTGGACTACGAAGCCACGCTGTTGTAACACGTGCAGAATCTGGTTTAGCATGGAAAAGATTTGC
It contains:
- the dse gene encoding dermatan-sulfate epimerase isoform X1, which codes for MRTHTRGAPTVFFISLLWPLLAPAAEVDPSGGIPFMGGNYNGHPMLYFNRGDVEELQYAATGTHRDMARRIREAGESMLEHPEMYLPPWSPAEFSARWNEVYGNNLGVLSMFCVLYPHRAGALDLVKDYMERMAAQPSWLVKDAPWDEVPLAHSLVGFATAYDFLYEYLNKGQQERFLQVIGNASRLMYEKSYVRGWGFQYLHNHQPTNCVALLTGSLVYMTQGYLQEAYLWTKQVLSIMEKSMVLLQDVTDGSLYEGVAYGTYTTRSLFQYMFLVQRHFAISHFDHPWLLKHFAFLYRTILPGFQRTVAIADSNYNWFYGPESQLVFLDRYVLRNGSGNWLADLIHQNRVMEGPGQAGKGQRWCTLHTEFIWYDPGLFPKPPSDFGTSQLHYFEDWGVVTYGSALPADTNRTFLSFKSGKLGGRAIFDIVHRNKYKEWIKGWRNFNAGHEHPDQNTFTFAPNGVSFITEALYGPKYTLLNNAVLFRSSGSGSCFKPWAGQVTEACDSKWLKYKVGLAADAQGRVEAAMERQGMVFIRGEGRSAYNPELKIRNFQRNLLLLHPQLLLLVDHIHLDPDSPTRAMTAFFHNTELPFQATKVDGVHGAFVSHGEAQYKMFWMDDTGYSSKGVVGYWNYPRGYPYNGSNYVNVTMPLRYPHTRVAYIFFGPGVDVQSFSLRGDDQRVDIYLATKDHTYTIYLLTGEVSSKPLFAMVLLDNKKIVFEKGAATADDSSPEEVEEYVNVMEDNLQHVKPVFQQMERHILGRVLNTASFRKTAERLLQFSDKKKTEEVIEKMFAMSKKQGKGKGGKRVNLGEKLSESLPDIFAQIEVNEKKVRQRTSKRSYEDSPEEGEGESRAFMDYTDGRKNRKGAFVKGRKFNEVHMVATAGSEGLNSTASYIRLFLLLNTATFFLLLAILLTRFQRGRSLHTQRCFYTILLIDCFILLYLYSSCSHTQC
- the dse gene encoding dermatan-sulfate epimerase isoform X2; protein product: MYEKSYVRGWGFQYLHNHQPTNCVALLTGSLVYMTQGYLQEAYLWTKQVLSIMEKSMVLLQDVTDGSLYEGVAYGTYTTRSLFQYMFLVQRHFAISHFDHPWLLKHFAFLYRTILPGFQRTVAIADSNYNWFYGPESQLVFLDRYVLRNGSGNWLADLIHQNRVMEGPGQAGKGQRWCTLHTEFIWYDPGLFPKPPSDFGTSQLHYFEDWGVVTYGSALPADTNRTFLSFKSGKLGGRAIFDIVHRNKYKEWIKGWRNFNAGHEHPDQNTFTFAPNGVSFITEALYGPKYTLLNNAVLFRSSGSGSCFKPWAGQVTEACDSKWLKYKVGLAADAQGRVEAAMERQGMVFIRGEGRSAYNPELKIRNFQRNLLLLHPQLLLLVDHIHLDPDSPTRAMTAFFHNTELPFQATKVDGVHGAFVSHGEAQYKMFWMDDTGYSSKGVVGYWNYPRGYPYNGSNYVNVTMPLRYPHTRVAYIFFGPGVDVQSFSLRGDDQRVDIYLATKDHTYTIYLLTGEVSSKPLFAMVLLDNKKIVFEKGAATADDSSPEEVEEYVNVMEDNLQHVKPVFQQMERHILGRVLNTASFRKTAERLLQFSDKKKTEEVIEKMFAMSKKQGKGKGGKRVNLGEKLSESLPDIFAQIEVNEKKVRQRTSKRSYEDSPEEGEGESRAFMDYTDGRKNRKGAFVKGRKFNEVHMVATAGSEGLNSTASYIRLFLLLNTATFFLLLAILLTRFQRGRSLHTQRCFYTILLIDCFILLYLYSSCSHTQC